From the genome of Hyalangium gracile, one region includes:
- a CDS encoding gamma-glutamylcyclotransferase, translating into MAPVMWIFGYGSLIFRPSFPYEERREAWLRGWSRRFWQSSTDHRGVPEAPGRVVTLVPEPGARCWGMAYRIATERVEEVLTHLDFREQGGYERHPVILETREPPFLEALVYVAGPSNPHYVGPETLEQIAAVVRSAHGPSGANRDYVRLLAEALAQAGQHDEHVTELARLL; encoded by the coding sequence ATGGCCCCTGTCATGTGGATCTTCGGCTACGGCTCGCTCATCTTCCGCCCCTCCTTTCCGTACGAGGAGCGCCGTGAGGCGTGGCTGAGGGGCTGGTCGCGCCGCTTCTGGCAGAGTTCGACGGATCACCGCGGTGTGCCGGAGGCCCCGGGACGGGTGGTGACGCTGGTGCCGGAGCCTGGCGCGCGCTGCTGGGGCATGGCGTACCGGATCGCCACCGAGCGCGTGGAGGAGGTGCTGACCCACCTCGACTTCCGCGAGCAGGGTGGCTACGAGCGGCACCCGGTGATCCTGGAGACGCGTGAGCCTCCGTTCCTGGAGGCCCTGGTCTACGTCGCCGGCCCCTCCAACCCTCACTACGTGGGGCCGGAGACGCTGGAGCAGATCGCCGCGGTGGTGCGCTCCGCCCACGGCCCCAGCGGCGCGAATCGCGACTACGTGCGGCTGCTGGCGGAGGCGCTCGCCCAGGCGGGCCAGCACGACGAGCACGTGACGGAGCTGGCGCGGCTGCTGTAA
- a CDS encoding serine/threonine protein kinase: MTAPLIRLPSGAVIDGWRVLKELGSGGFAVVYHVQKNGQDRALKVALHRDASGDDKQTHARVMRELTVLLMLDHPNIIRHRGYGYAESGNVYLALDYVDGWTLAEWKERKHPTFHEVLRVFVKIADALVYMHSRGILHRDLKLVNVLIRKSDGEPIIIDFSCATYTQAADLTDSGHLPPGTDRFRAPEQFKFLREHKEEHRGRYAFQVADEIFAVGAMLYELLTDPRPTEARTRESLNNPAAMPPPARGLNPRVPEPLSDLAESILSRDPKRRPVDTEALRREIAELLADPGADYQAPAHVPSEQRQPEMLDGAAPAELHARRRKGWRIAAGAVGAVVLAAVAALWMLPGAPTLPAAAPSLPPVTPAPDMSPAPAPVAGTGPALAPEQKEGDLLKTQPTEPTKQARSSRERGQKTSPSAEVCKGLSLAAAVALGCTGVPVRPEPFTCPEGSQSAMRELHWRDGDRFRLVLDDRHDPEALGVWFRPGDTIVAVVPPDARDQRTAPPGTRFLGGKVYVMPDKTDSGKPGRIVVRFERAKLPRQDEVPVCVVVDTTADELKDGAGKTSNRDVGKAVDYWP; this comes from the coding sequence ATGACCGCACCTCTGATCAGGCTGCCGTCAGGCGCCGTTATCGACGGCTGGCGCGTCTTAAAGGAACTCGGCAGCGGTGGTTTTGCGGTCGTCTACCACGTACAGAAGAATGGGCAGGATCGCGCGCTCAAGGTGGCGCTGCACCGTGACGCAAGCGGGGACGACAAACAGACCCATGCCCGCGTGATGCGTGAGCTGACGGTTCTCCTCATGCTGGATCATCCGAACATCATCCGGCATCGCGGCTACGGGTACGCCGAAAGCGGGAACGTTTATCTCGCGCTCGACTACGTCGACGGTTGGACGCTCGCCGAGTGGAAAGAGCGAAAGCACCCTACTTTTCACGAAGTCCTGCGCGTCTTCGTGAAGATCGCCGACGCGCTCGTCTACATGCACAGCCGGGGCATCCTTCACCGAGACTTGAAGCTCGTGAACGTGCTGATCCGGAAGAGTGACGGCGAGCCGATCATTATCGACTTTAGCTGTGCGACCTACACGCAAGCGGCAGACCTAACCGATAGCGGGCACCTTCCCCCGGGAACCGATCGGTTCCGAGCACCCGAGCAATTCAAGTTCCTGCGCGAGCACAAAGAAGAGCACCGGGGGCGCTATGCCTTCCAGGTCGCCGACGAGATTTTCGCGGTCGGAGCGATGCTCTACGAGCTGCTAACGGATCCCCGACCGACGGAAGCGCGCACGCGCGAGTCGCTCAATAACCCGGCCGCGATGCCTCCACCTGCCCGGGGGCTCAATCCGCGCGTTCCTGAACCGCTCAGCGACCTAGCCGAAAGCATCCTTTCGCGCGACCCCAAGCGGCGACCCGTCGACACCGAAGCGCTTCGGCGCGAGATCGCCGAGCTGCTCGCGGATCCGGGGGCTGATTACCAAGCGCCCGCGCATGTCCCGTCAGAGCAGCGTCAACCCGAGATGCTCGACGGTGCTGCGCCTGCCGAGCTGCACGCTCGACGTCGGAAGGGATGGAGGATCGCGGCGGGCGCGGTGGGTGCTGTCGTGCTCGCCGCTGTCGCAGCTCTCTGGATGCTTCCCGGTGCGCCGACGCTTCCAGCCGCCGCCCCCTCGCTGCCGCCCGTCACGCCTGCCCCTGATATGTCACCCGCCCCCGCGCCTGTCGCAGGGACAGGTCCGGCACTCGCCCCCGAACAAAAGGAAGGTGACCTCTTGAAGACACAGCCCACCGAACCCACGAAGCAAGCACGCAGCTCGCGCGAGCGCGGGCAGAAGACCTCGCCAAGCGCGGAAGTGTGCAAGGGGCTGTCGCTTGCCGCTGCCGTCGCTCTCGGATGCACCGGCGTTCCCGTCAGGCCCGAGCCCTTCACCTGCCCCGAAGGGTCTCAGAGTGCGATGCGTGAGCTGCACTGGCGCGACGGTGATCGATTCCGCCTTGTGCTGGACGACCGACACGACCCCGAAGCGCTCGGCGTTTGGTTCCGGCCGGGCGACACGATTGTCGCGGTCGTGCCACCGGATGCGCGTGATCAGCGGACAGCTCCCCCGGGGACACGATTTCTCGGGGGGAAGGTCTACGTCATGCCCGACAAGACCGACAGCGGCAAACCGGGCCGGATCGTCGTGAGGTTTGAGCGCGCGAAGCTGCCGCGACAGGACGAGGTTCCCGTGTGCGTCGTCGTGGACACGACGGCCGACGAGCTGAAAGACGGGGCCGGTAAGACCTCCAATCGTGACGTTGGGAAAGCGGTCGATTACTGGCCGTGA
- a CDS encoding CHRD domain-containing protein: protein MAWAKPPPESAAPPATARPATSPAPAAPALDPSKGTEVGMVFESWLTPHQEGDEEANTPSSVPKQFRSQTPSLSRAEREAAGHRGHGQLRFSKDLSRAWVDVKIEGVNTAEINMFHIHCGKPGILGPILVDFSIATDLKSNIADGMFSVEIRNEHIVKTTEHGHGSVIGAFTMGCIIPSPSLSGVKPTKVLTVAGMAQLAQAGELYFNLHTTGQTYYGDIRGQLHPAEKTTR, encoded by the coding sequence ATGGCTTGGGCGAAGCCGCCGCCGGAGTCAGCCGCTCCCCCCGCGACGGCCAGGCCGGCTACCTCGCCGGCGCCCGCGGCGCCAGCGCTCGACCCATCGAAGGGGACGGAGGTGGGGATGGTGTTCGAGTCGTGGCTGACGCCGCACCAGGAAGGCGACGAGGAGGCGAACACGCCGTCGTCGGTGCCGAAGCAGTTCCGCTCGCAGACACCGTCGCTGAGCCGGGCGGAGCGCGAGGCGGCAGGCCATCGCGGCCACGGGCAGCTGCGCTTCAGCAAGGATCTGAGCCGCGCCTGGGTCGACGTGAAGATTGAAGGCGTCAACACGGCCGAGATCAACATGTTCCACATCCACTGCGGCAAGCCGGGCATCCTCGGGCCGATCCTCGTCGACTTCTCCATCGCCACCGACCTCAAGAGCAACATCGCCGACGGTATGTTCTCGGTGGAGATCCGCAACGAGCACATCGTCAAGACGACGGAGCACGGCCACGGCAGCGTGATCGGCGCCTTCACCATGGGGTGCATCATTCCGAGCCCGTCGCTGTCCGGAGTGAAGCCGACCAAGGTGCTGACGGTGGCGGGGATGGCCCAGCTGGCCCAGGCGGGCGAGCTGTACTTCAACCTCCACACGACGGGGCAGACCTACTACGGAGACATCCGCGGTCAGCTCCACCCGGCCGAAAAGACCACCCGCTAG
- a CDS encoding aldo/keto reductase family protein, with protein sequence MQLPPIIYGTAWKKERTEMLVAQALRAGFRGIDTACQPKHYHEPGVGAALASWLQEGMRREDVYVQTKFTSLSGHDPQRIPYDPRASLPEQVAQSFATSLRNLQTSYVDALILHSPLPREEQTMQVWRAMESLMDSGGAHRIGISNCYSLGALERLHGASRIKPAIVQNRFYAETGYDRDIREFCTRHGIAYQSFWTLTANPHLLADDTVRRLSLQYGRTPAQILFRYLTQIGVTPLTGTTSKTHMGEDLAIFEIELTASELRAVSALL encoded by the coding sequence ATGCAACTGCCACCCATCATTTACGGAACGGCGTGGAAGAAGGAGCGCACGGAGATGCTCGTTGCGCAGGCTTTGCGCGCGGGCTTCCGTGGCATCGACACGGCATGCCAGCCGAAGCACTACCACGAGCCCGGCGTCGGCGCGGCGCTCGCGTCCTGGCTGCAGGAGGGCATGCGCCGCGAGGACGTCTACGTACAGACCAAGTTCACGTCCCTCTCCGGCCACGACCCTCAGCGGATTCCGTATGACCCGCGGGCGAGCCTGCCCGAGCAGGTGGCGCAATCCTTCGCCACGTCGCTGCGCAATCTCCAGACGAGTTACGTGGACGCGCTGATCCTCCATTCGCCGCTTCCCCGTGAGGAGCAGACGATGCAGGTCTGGCGCGCGATGGAATCGCTGATGGACTCGGGTGGCGCGCACCGCATCGGCATCAGCAACTGTTACAGCCTCGGCGCTCTCGAGCGCCTCCATGGCGCCAGCCGCATCAAGCCGGCCATCGTGCAGAACCGCTTCTATGCGGAGACCGGGTACGACCGGGACATTCGCGAGTTCTGCACGCGCCACGGCATCGCGTACCAGAGCTTCTGGACGCTGACGGCCAATCCGCATCTGCTCGCCGATGACACGGTGCGCCGGCTGTCGCTCCAGTACGGCCGGACACCGGCGCAGATCCTGTTCCGTTACCTGACGCAGATCGGCGTCACGCCGCTCACCGGTACCACGTCGAAAACGCACATGGGCGAGGATCTCGCCATCTTCGAGATCGAGCTGACCGCGAGCGAGCTCAGGGCCGTTTCGGCATTGCTCTGA
- a CDS encoding protein adenylyltransferase SelO, with translation MPQFLSHFVDSTPGDPLRDRRPRQVHGALWSKVEPTPVSAPRMVAWSPEVAGMLGLDEATMRSAETTQVLAGNALWPGMVPYAANYGGHQFGHWAGQLGDGRAIVLGELVAPDGSRHELQLKGAGPTPYSRRADGRAVLRSSIREFLCSEAMHHLGVPTTRALSLVATGDSVIRDMFYDGNPQAEPGAIVCRVAPTFLRFGNFELCTSRDDLALLKLLADDTVKRFFPELGAPAKETYAAFYREVARRTAQLIAHWQAVGFVHGVMNTDNMSILGLTIDYGPYGWIDDFDPGWTPNTTDADQRRYRFGNQPTIGLWNIERLGIALMPLFEDDESLVTAGLLEYQRTFEQEATRRFAAKLGLSSVQSEEDVALINGCFAWLAAEETDMTLFFRGLAQVVTTETAPAELPQVVREAFYGEVPDSHVARGVEWLQAWWHRTRREDAPPAELARRMNAVNPKYVLRNWLAQQAIDAAHAGDDSEVHTLLDVMRRPFDEQPGRERFAAKRPDWARSKPGCSALSCSS, from the coding sequence ATGCCTCAATTTCTCTCCCACTTCGTTGACTCCACCCCCGGAGATCCCCTCCGCGACCGACGCCCTCGCCAGGTTCACGGCGCGCTCTGGTCGAAGGTCGAGCCGACGCCCGTCTCCGCGCCGCGGATGGTCGCCTGGTCACCCGAGGTGGCAGGGATGCTCGGGCTCGATGAAGCCACGATGCGGTCCGCCGAGACGACCCAGGTGCTGGCCGGCAACGCGCTCTGGCCGGGCATGGTGCCGTACGCCGCCAACTACGGAGGGCACCAGTTCGGCCACTGGGCCGGGCAGCTCGGGGACGGCCGCGCCATCGTCCTGGGCGAGCTGGTGGCTCCGGACGGGTCGCGCCATGAGCTGCAGCTGAAGGGCGCCGGGCCCACGCCCTACTCCCGCCGCGCCGATGGGCGCGCGGTGCTGCGCTCGTCCATCCGTGAGTTCCTGTGCAGCGAGGCCATGCACCACCTGGGCGTGCCCACCACCCGTGCGCTGTCGCTGGTCGCCACGGGCGACTCCGTCATCCGGGACATGTTCTATGACGGCAACCCCCAGGCCGAGCCGGGCGCCATCGTTTGCCGCGTCGCGCCGACCTTCCTCCGCTTCGGCAACTTCGAGCTCTGCACGAGCCGCGATGACCTGGCGCTGCTGAAGCTGCTCGCCGACGACACGGTGAAGCGCTTCTTCCCGGAGCTCGGCGCTCCGGCGAAGGAGACGTACGCGGCCTTCTATCGCGAGGTGGCCCGGCGCACCGCCCAGCTCATCGCGCACTGGCAGGCGGTGGGCTTCGTACACGGCGTGATGAACACCGACAACATGTCGATCCTCGGCCTCACGATCGACTACGGCCCCTACGGCTGGATCGACGACTTCGATCCGGGTTGGACTCCCAACACGACCGATGCGGACCAGCGGCGCTACCGGTTCGGCAACCAGCCCACGATCGGGCTGTGGAACATCGAGCGGCTGGGCATCGCGCTGATGCCCCTCTTCGAGGATGACGAGTCCCTGGTCACCGCCGGGCTGCTCGAGTACCAGCGCACCTTCGAGCAGGAGGCCACGCGCCGCTTCGCCGCGAAGCTCGGGCTGTCCTCCGTCCAGAGCGAGGAGGACGTCGCGCTCATCAACGGCTGCTTCGCGTGGCTGGCGGCGGAGGAGACGGACATGACCCTCTTCTTCCGCGGCCTGGCCCAGGTCGTGACGACGGAGACGGCTCCCGCCGAGCTGCCCCAGGTGGTGCGAGAGGCCTTCTACGGCGAAGTCCCGGACTCCCATGTGGCCCGGGGCGTCGAGTGGCTCCAGGCCTGGTGGCATCGCACGCGGCGCGAGGACGCTCCCCCGGCGGAGCTGGCGCGGCGCATGAACGCGGTGAATCCGAAGTACGTCCTGCGCAACTGGCTCGCGCAGCAGGCCATCGACGCCGCTCACGCGGGCGATGACTCCGAGGTGCACACGCTCCTGGACGTGATGCGCAGGCCGTTCGACGAGCAGCCTGGACGGGAGCGGTTCGCGGCGAAGCGCCCGGACTGGGCCCGCTCAAAGCCGGGATGCTCGGCGCTCTCTTGCAGCTCGTAG
- a CDS encoding NmrA family NAD(P)-binding protein, producing the protein MTAHLAKNEILVLGATGTTGRRLTGLLRAAGVKVRAASRKGEVRFDWSEPGTWKPAVAGAGRMYLMMPHELPLDPSFVRCAVEQGIKHIVLLSSRAIEPMGDERLMGAERMVRESGVDWTIVRPDWFNQNFDEGVFRDAVMAGEVAVPLGNLRQTFVDADDIAAVAAAVLTGDGHAGQSYEVTGPRALSFAEAVEIISRASGRAVRFLGRAEDYLAAMGALGLPREQTLNEVKAFTALREQGDGKPTDVVRRLTGREPKSFETYAAEAAARGAWR; encoded by the coding sequence GTGACGGCGCACTTGGCGAAGAATGAGATCCTCGTACTCGGAGCCACGGGAACGACCGGTCGGAGGCTGACGGGCCTGCTGCGCGCGGCGGGCGTCAAGGTCCGGGCCGCCTCCCGGAAGGGAGAGGTTCGGTTCGACTGGTCGGAGCCAGGGACCTGGAAGCCCGCGGTGGCTGGCGCCGGGCGGATGTACCTGATGATGCCGCACGAGCTGCCCCTGGACCCGTCGTTCGTCCGGTGCGCGGTGGAGCAGGGCATCAAGCACATCGTGCTGCTGTCCAGCCGGGCCATCGAGCCCATGGGCGACGAGCGGCTGATGGGGGCCGAGCGGATGGTGCGGGAGTCCGGTGTGGACTGGACGATCGTGCGCCCGGACTGGTTCAACCAGAACTTCGACGAGGGCGTGTTCCGAGATGCGGTGATGGCGGGAGAGGTCGCGGTTCCCCTGGGCAATCTCCGCCAGACCTTCGTGGACGCCGACGACATCGCGGCCGTGGCCGCGGCGGTGCTCACCGGGGACGGCCATGCCGGGCAGAGCTACGAAGTCACCGGGCCTCGGGCGCTGTCCTTCGCGGAGGCCGTCGAGATCATCAGCCGGGCGTCGGGCCGGGCCGTCCGCTTCCTGGGGAGGGCCGAGGACTACCTGGCGGCGATGGGCGCGCTGGGGCTCCCCCGGGAGCAGACGCTGAACGAGGTCAAGGCGTTCACCGCGCTGAGAGAGCAGGGGGACGGGAAGCCGACCGACGTCGTACGACGGCTCACCGGTCGAGAGCCCAAGTCTTTCGAGACGTATGCCGCCGAGGCAGCGGCTCGCGGGGCGTGGCGCTGA
- a CDS encoding neutral/alkaline ceramidase: MRTTIARVHRTLSLLLWGYVVCAAGCLDGARNDGASSEGTSYNRYNQGNEVSGITARSGGSVFLIGSGIYDITGPAGEIGMMGFAVAEQKTAGIHMRLRSRAFVIGDGDRRVVFVSADLGHIFQMVKVKVSEKIAAHAELARYYSTKNILLSATHTHSGPGGYSGYFLYDATTNGFVRQNFNAIVDGIYQSILRAHENVKPGRILVNEGTLEGCGGNRAVEPYDSNPAAERARYDSNTDKTMTLLKLVGLDGEEIGMVNWYALHPDSIGPENTLISGDNKGWASYLFEKDKGTDYLAARTFVAAFAQSSAGDVTPNIGFGQAPPDLTFEKNRSLENAVLKQYGKARELYNGATRELTGSVDFRHEWVDMRTLYVASAGALTCAAGMGASFSAGSPYDNPSPVPLFPNGTTVDSVQWSEDAGKAALFKILGGAFALVWPATHDAAYQQCHAEKPVLIPTGVARPNILGPTMTPQIMPLQVLKIGNLAIVAVPAEVTTMSGRRLKDTVKTELASVGVDTAVIAGLSNSYASYLATREEYARQWYEGACTQFGPNELAGFQQEYRKLSQAIAGGAEVAAGPTPEDVTEQTIDLTPKVMLDDKPLDQDFGSVITQPAASYAKGSMVVVQYWGGHPNNDLQTQGSFLTVERRVNGAWVAIAWDWDPETTYRWERSGISYSRITITWDTRNAEAGTYRIRHKGHWKSGWTGAVHPYEGVSESFTVQ, encoded by the coding sequence GTGCGCACCACCATCGCCAGAGTCCATCGGACGCTTTCCTTGTTGCTCTGGGGGTACGTCGTCTGCGCCGCCGGGTGCCTGGACGGCGCCCGGAACGACGGGGCGTCCTCGGAAGGGACGAGCTACAACCGGTACAACCAGGGCAACGAGGTCAGCGGCATCACCGCCCGATCCGGAGGCAGCGTCTTCCTCATCGGAAGCGGCATCTACGACATCACCGGTCCGGCCGGAGAGATCGGGATGATGGGCTTCGCCGTAGCGGAGCAGAAGACCGCTGGCATCCACATGCGGCTGCGCTCACGGGCCTTCGTCATCGGCGATGGTGACAGGCGGGTCGTCTTCGTCAGCGCCGACCTGGGCCACATCTTCCAGATGGTCAAGGTGAAGGTGAGCGAGAAGATCGCGGCCCATGCGGAGCTCGCCAGGTACTACAGCACGAAGAACATCCTCCTGTCGGCGACGCACACCCACAGCGGTCCCGGAGGTTACTCGGGGTACTTCCTGTATGACGCGACCACCAACGGGTTCGTGAGACAGAACTTCAACGCGATCGTGGATGGCATCTACCAGTCCATCCTGCGCGCCCATGAGAACGTGAAGCCCGGCAGGATCCTCGTCAACGAAGGAACCCTCGAGGGCTGCGGCGGGAACCGCGCGGTGGAACCCTACGACAGCAACCCCGCGGCGGAGCGGGCCCGGTACGACAGCAACACGGACAAGACCATGACGCTGCTGAAGCTCGTCGGCCTCGATGGTGAGGAGATCGGCATGGTGAACTGGTACGCGCTGCACCCGGACAGCATCGGCCCCGAGAACACGCTGATCAGCGGCGACAACAAGGGCTGGGCGTCGTACCTCTTCGAGAAGGACAAGGGGACCGATTACCTGGCAGCCAGGACGTTCGTGGCGGCGTTCGCCCAGTCGAGTGCCGGCGATGTGACGCCGAACATCGGGTTCGGCCAGGCTCCCCCGGATCTGACCTTCGAGAAGAATCGAAGCCTGGAGAACGCCGTCCTCAAGCAGTACGGCAAAGCCAGGGAGCTCTACAACGGCGCGACGAGGGAGCTGACCGGCTCGGTGGACTTCCGCCACGAGTGGGTGGACATGCGGACGCTCTACGTCGCGTCCGCGGGAGCCCTGACCTGCGCGGCCGGCATGGGGGCGTCCTTCTCGGCCGGCAGCCCGTACGACAATCCGAGCCCCGTGCCGCTCTTCCCGAACGGGACCACCGTCGACAGCGTGCAGTGGAGCGAGGACGCCGGCAAGGCGGCGCTCTTCAAAATCCTGGGCGGCGCCTTCGCCCTGGTGTGGCCGGCAACCCACGATGCGGCATACCAGCAGTGCCATGCGGAGAAGCCGGTGCTGATCCCGACCGGCGTGGCGCGTCCCAACATCCTGGGGCCGACCATGACGCCGCAGATCATGCCCCTCCAGGTGCTGAAGATAGGGAACCTGGCCATCGTCGCCGTGCCCGCCGAGGTGACCACCATGTCGGGTCGCCGCTTGAAGGACACGGTGAAGACGGAGCTTGCGAGCGTTGGCGTCGACACGGCGGTCATCGCCGGGCTCTCCAACTCGTACGCGTCATACCTGGCCACGCGGGAGGAGTACGCGCGGCAGTGGTACGAGGGAGCCTGCACGCAGTTCGGTCCGAACGAATTGGCCGGCTTTCAGCAGGAGTACCGCAAGCTCAGCCAGGCGATCGCCGGTGGTGCCGAGGTCGCGGCCGGCCCCACGCCCGAGGACGTGACGGAGCAGACGATCGATCTGACTCCGAAGGTGATGCTGGACGACAAGCCGCTCGACCAGGACTTCGGGAGCGTGATCACCCAGCCGGCCGCGAGCTATGCGAAGGGGAGCATGGTGGTCGTGCAGTACTGGGGCGGGCACCCGAACAACGATCTCCAGACGCAGGGGTCGTTTCTGACAGTGGAGAGACGGGTGAACGGCGCGTGGGTCGCGATCGCGTGGGACTGGGACCCGGAGACGACGTACCGGTGGGAACGGAGCGGCATCTCCTACTCCAGGATCACGATCACCTGGGACACGAGGAACGCCGAGGCTGGGACCTACCGCATCCGTCACAAGGGCCACTGGAAGTCGGGATGGACCGGGGCAGTCCACCCTTATGAAGGGGTTTCAGAGTCATTCACGGTGCAGTAG
- a CDS encoding transposase has protein sequence MASIPPIRTELECAQAGTLRLKLLKLAAIVRVSVRRVVLSLSAAAPVREIFARIAQQLLTVPAASS, from the coding sequence ATGGCCTCTATCCCGCCTATACGCACCGAACTCGAGTGCGCCCAGGCTGGTACCCTTCGGCTGAAGCTGCTGAAACTTGCCGCCATCGTCCGCGTGAGCGTCCGCCGCGTCGTCCTCTCGCTGAGCGCCGCCGCCCCGGTACGCGAGATCTTCGCGCGCATCGCCCAGCAACTGCTCACCGTACCCGCCGCCTCCTCCTGA
- a CDS encoding transposase: MRTHGWAYRRRQPERTVLYEAVRENLATLLAEASEVGRGLPRYVERDFARYLECGVLAHGFARVRCESCKDELLVAFSCKGRGVCPSCNAKRAHVTAVHLVEQVLPHVPYRQWTLSFPHRIRWVLLKDVGLLSDVLTVFLRAVFALQRRRARRQGLRGGQVGAVSFIPFFGSALQVTPHFHSLVPDGVFVPRESGVRFEPLPPPTQGEVERLLRGVRHRVLRLLEKRGALPAQGPEDALQAYQAHSLQQRLRWTEVDVRPPPSKQPRCALMEGFSLHANTHLHANDRQGLERLCRYGARGALALERLSRAEDGRIAYRMKRPLPDGATHLLFTGLELLRRVASLVPPPRANLTRFHGVFAPGAKLRPFLVPPAEEARAGSEAAVRKEGMKERRPRVDWAELLKRTFDFEVFACVRCGGRRRVLAYVKAGRGVRAILEHLGLPTAGVRLAPAQESTQAAGC; this comes from the coding sequence GTGAGAACGCACGGGTGGGCGTACCGGCGAAGGCAGCCGGAGAGGACGGTGCTGTACGAGGCGGTGCGGGAGAACCTGGCCACATTGCTGGCGGAAGCCAGCGAGGTAGGGCGCGGCCTGCCCCGGTACGTGGAGCGGGACTTCGCCAGGTACCTGGAATGCGGAGTGCTGGCGCACGGCTTCGCGCGGGTGCGCTGCGAGAGTTGCAAGGACGAGCTGCTCGTCGCCTTCTCGTGCAAGGGACGAGGGGTGTGCCCGTCCTGCAACGCGAAGCGGGCGCATGTGACGGCGGTGCATCTGGTGGAGCAGGTGCTGCCGCACGTGCCCTACCGGCAGTGGACGCTGTCCTTTCCGCACCGGATCCGGTGGGTGCTGCTCAAGGACGTGGGACTGCTCTCGGACGTCCTCACCGTCTTCCTACGCGCGGTGTTTGCCCTGCAGCGCCGAAGGGCACGGCGGCAGGGCCTGCGGGGTGGGCAGGTCGGGGCCGTGTCGTTCATCCCGTTCTTCGGCTCCGCCTTGCAGGTGACTCCGCACTTCCACTCGCTGGTGCCGGACGGCGTCTTCGTGCCGCGGGAGAGCGGCGTGCGCTTCGAGCCGTTGCCGCCGCCCACGCAAGGCGAGGTGGAGCGGCTGCTGAGGGGGGTACGCCACCGGGTGCTGCGCCTGCTGGAGAAAAGAGGAGCCCTGCCCGCGCAAGGCCCCGAGGACGCGCTGCAGGCGTACCAGGCGCACTCCCTGCAGCAACGGCTGCGCTGGACGGAGGTGGACGTCCGGCCCCCTCCCAGCAAGCAGCCCCGATGCGCCTTGATGGAGGGATTCTCCTTGCACGCCAACACGCATTTGCATGCCAACGACAGGCAGGGACTGGAGCGGCTATGCCGCTACGGGGCGCGTGGCGCACTGGCGCTGGAGCGTTTGTCACGAGCGGAGGACGGTCGCATCGCCTATCGCATGAAGCGCCCGCTGCCGGACGGCGCCACGCACCTGCTCTTCACCGGGCTGGAACTGTTACGGCGTGTGGCGTCCCTGGTGCCTCCGCCTCGGGCAAACCTCACGAGGTTCCACGGCGTCTTTGCGCCAGGCGCCAAACTGCGGCCATTTCTGGTCCCCCCAGCAGAGGAGGCGAGAGCGGGAAGTGAGGCAGCGGTGAGAAAGGAGGGGATGAAGGAGAGGAGGCCGCGAGTGGATTGGGCAGAGTTGCTGAAGAGGACGTTCGACTTCGAGGTGTTCGCCTGCGTGAGGTGTGGAGGCAGGAGGCGGGTCTTGGCGTACGTGAAGGCAGGCAGGGGAGTGCGAGCGATACTGGAGCACCTGGGCTTGCCCACGGCAGGTGTGCGCCTGGCCCCGGCGCAAGAATCAACCCAGGCCGCGGGGTGTTGA
- a CDS encoding protein kinase, with protein MAAIEFRLPKGAILFTDGDGTAYEFREDLGEAHHGLSLFQMRRRSPEGHPRGKVLVKAVGNPRGGVKEGARFVKARAKLEEQVRLAKYLDHPGILRVHCLHKTNAAWYVITDHPTGEDLDYLMGLATEVDQWFSPEFALYVGAAVASALDHAHTAKDAKGNPLGIVHRAIDLGHVFVNWEGRVQVSDFGLAFSHLPNRVVSTRRRPQGDA; from the coding sequence ATGGCAGCAATCGAGTTCAGGCTCCCCAAGGGGGCAATTCTGTTCACCGACGGGGACGGCACTGCTTACGAATTCCGCGAAGACTTGGGCGAGGCGCATCACGGCCTAAGTCTGTTTCAGATGCGGCGTCGCTCGCCGGAAGGTCACCCGCGGGGGAAGGTGTTGGTCAAGGCGGTCGGGAATCCGCGTGGAGGGGTTAAGGAGGGCGCGCGCTTCGTCAAGGCGAGGGCGAAGCTTGAAGAGCAAGTGCGGCTTGCGAAGTACCTTGATCACCCGGGCATCCTGCGCGTTCACTGTCTGCACAAGACGAATGCGGCTTGGTACGTCATCACCGACCATCCGACCGGGGAGGATCTCGATTATCTGATGGGGCTCGCGACCGAAGTCGATCAGTGGTTCTCGCCCGAATTCGCGCTGTACGTCGGCGCGGCGGTCGCGAGCGCCCTTGATCATGCGCACACGGCGAAGGATGCGAAGGGAAACCCCTTGGGCATCGTCCACCGGGCGATCGACTTGGGGCACGTCTTCGTCAACTGGGAGGGCCGGGTTCAGGTCTCCGACTTCGGTCTCGCGTTCTCCCACCTGCCGAACCGCGTCGTCTCGACCCGTCGCCGCCCGCAAGGGGATGCCTAA